One stretch of Rhizobium rhizoryzae DNA includes these proteins:
- a CDS encoding DUF937 domain-containing protein — protein sequence MLPLFDMIMRAQNGAAMDAMAKQFNLAQEQTAQAMAALLPAFSSGFKRSSANPYDMSSLMSAMYSGNYGKYFEDVSKAFTPQGMMDGNAVLEKLFGSKEVSRAVAQQAAQLTGIGQDVLKQMMPAMADTLMGGLFKQMSGQMTPNNAFSPDAMTRMSEQWLQAIGFQPKPKPQADPFSLDNPMFQAVRSFWGLDKQQEQKAQTTGNPFLDNPFAKAFQDMMTGGLQSKPAEEAAQPKPQAEAPKPDSEAFRSMLNSMFDTGVEVQKAYQKNMEALIEGYRRGATAEPSKSDG from the coding sequence ATGCTGCCGCTGTTCGATATGATCATGAGAGCGCAGAACGGTGCAGCCATGGATGCCATGGCCAAACAGTTCAATCTGGCGCAGGAACAGACGGCGCAGGCCATGGCGGCACTGCTGCCTGCCTTCTCCTCCGGTTTCAAACGGTCGAGTGCCAATCCCTACGATATGAGCTCTCTGATGAGCGCCATGTATTCGGGGAATTACGGCAAGTATTTCGAGGATGTGAGCAAGGCCTTTACTCCACAGGGCATGATGGATGGCAATGCCGTGCTGGAGAAGCTCTTCGGTTCCAAGGAAGTTTCCCGGGCCGTGGCACAGCAGGCCGCGCAACTGACCGGTATCGGGCAGGATGTCTTGAAGCAGATGATGCCTGCCATGGCAGACACGTTGATGGGCGGCCTGTTCAAGCAGATGAGCGGCCAGATGACGCCGAACAATGCCTTCTCCCCGGACGCCATGACCCGTATGAGCGAGCAATGGCTACAGGCAATCGGTTTTCAGCCGAAGCCCAAGCCGCAAGCTGACCCCTTCTCTCTGGATAATCCGATGTTTCAGGCTGTGCGCAGCTTCTGGGGACTGGACAAGCAGCAGGAACAGAAAGCGCAGACGACCGGAAATCCCTTCCTCGACAACCCTTTCGCCAAAGCGTTTCAGGACATGATGACCGGCGGATTGCAATCCAAGCCAGCCGAGGAAGCCGCACAGCCGAAGCCACAGGCAGAAGCACCCAAGCCGGATAGCGAAGCTTTCCGTTCGATGCTGAATTCCATGTTCGATACAGGAGTTGAGGTTCAGAAAGCCTACCAGAAGAATATGGAAGCCCTGATAGAAGGCTATCGGCGCGGTGCAACTGCAGAGCCGAGCAAGAGCGACGGCTGA
- a CDS encoding dienelactone hydrolase family protein yields MIDAYDEYTHLSLDRRKFMERLTVLAGSGAAAATIAPMLAANSAQAAMVAADDSRVAGQDVTYPGASGEMKGYLVTPKSASGPLGSVIVIHENRGLNEHIRDVARRVAVDGFVALAPDFLSPQGGTPSNEDKAREMFSTLDMAQTVANGEATRAFLAKRQGANGKVGAVGFCWGGGLVNRMATKSPELNAGVAYYGAQAPAADVPAIKAPLLLHYAGLDERINAGIDAYKNALTDNGKTFEIFIYDGVNHAFNNDSSAARYDKAAADLAWSRTTAFFKKYLA; encoded by the coding sequence ATGATCGACGCCTACGATGAATACACCCATCTCAGTCTCGACCGTCGGAAGTTCATGGAAAGGTTGACGGTCCTTGCAGGATCTGGCGCAGCCGCGGCAACCATCGCTCCCATGCTCGCGGCAAACAGCGCGCAGGCCGCCATGGTGGCTGCGGATGATAGCCGTGTTGCCGGTCAGGATGTCACCTATCCCGGTGCCTCGGGTGAGATGAAGGGCTATCTCGTCACGCCGAAATCCGCTTCCGGCCCATTGGGATCTGTCATTGTCATCCATGAAAATCGCGGCTTGAACGAGCATATTCGTGATGTCGCCCGCCGCGTCGCTGTCGATGGCTTCGTGGCACTTGCGCCGGATTTCCTGTCTCCGCAGGGCGGCACGCCGTCTAATGAGGACAAGGCCCGCGAGATGTTCAGCACGCTCGACATGGCCCAGACCGTTGCCAATGGTGAGGCCACACGAGCATTTCTCGCCAAGCGTCAGGGCGCCAATGGCAAGGTGGGTGCGGTCGGTTTCTGCTGGGGAGGCGGCCTGGTCAATCGCATGGCCACCAAATCACCGGAGTTGAACGCAGGCGTCGCCTATTATGGCGCGCAGGCACCGGCAGCCGATGTTCCTGCCATCAAGGCACCGCTCCTGCTGCATTATGCCGGTCTCGATGAACGGATCAATGCCGGGATCGACGCCTACAAGAACGCACTGACGGATAACGGCAAGACATTCGAGATCTTCATCTATGACGGCGTCAACCACGCCTTCAACAATGATTCCTCAGCCGCCCGCTACGACAAGGCGGCAGCCGATCTGGCCTGGAGCCGCACGACAGCCTTCTTCAAGAAGTATCTGGCCTGA
- a CDS encoding NUDIX hydrolase, with protein sequence MSLLDRITENILLMMRRPPRQQYAALCYRIDSIHGLQILLLTSRETRRWVIPKGWPMKGKKAHAVAEREALEEAGVRGTAEKEAFGHFGYLKKLKNGLKVPVRVQVHPLRVDAMAENFKEKGVRDLEWVDCQTAASRVQEPELRNLILAFGNHPDHRVSSSLKAVGR encoded by the coding sequence GTGAGTCTGCTCGATCGCATAACGGAAAACATTCTGCTGATGATGCGGCGCCCGCCGCGTCAGCAATATGCCGCACTTTGCTATCGGATCGATTCCATCCATGGGCTCCAGATCCTGCTTCTGACCAGCCGCGAAACCCGACGCTGGGTCATCCCCAAGGGTTGGCCAATGAAAGGCAAGAAGGCGCATGCCGTTGCCGAGCGTGAAGCGTTAGAGGAAGCCGGGGTGCGCGGCACCGCCGAAAAGGAAGCCTTTGGCCACTTTGGATATCTCAAAAAGCTGAAGAACGGCTTGAAAGTTCCCGTGCGCGTTCAGGTCCACCCGCTACGGGTCGACGCAATGGCGGAAAACTTCAAGGAAAAAGGTGTTCGCGATCTGGAGTGGGTCGACTGCCAGACGGCAGCCTCGCGCGTTCAGGAACCGGAACTGCGCAACCTTATCCTTGCTTTCGGAAATCATCCCGATCACCGCGTGAGTTCGTCGCTCAAGGCTGTCGGTCGCTAA
- a CDS encoding inorganic phosphate transporter, with product MNNPDQTQANRRKASRKATLDKDLEKINLVEDASRHIGRRLAAPGAAFLFLVAAMLMAVGAMTGHPESILIVLAAALAAYMAMNIGANDVANNIGAAVGARAMSIGTGLVLAAICEIAGALISGSDVVRTIATGIVRPDMVQGPVQLSLIMIAALIAAAAWINIATWINAPVSTTHSIVGGVLGAGVAAAGVNAVNWSVLGGIAVSWVVSPILGALIAVAMLAFIKTFIIYTPDKIAAARRWVPLLIALMLGSFTTYILIVLPNEIVFLPMSVMLGIGFVTGVLGWMISHPLIARSAEGLENRNQSLRVLFRIPLIFSAALLSFAHGANDVSNAIGPLAAIVSALEGSPNFEVQSVPLWELTIGGLGIALGLLLFGPRLVNLVGKEITKLNPMRAYCVALSAAVTVILASSIGAPVSSTHIAVGSVFGVGLFREWYIRRSAQRQTYLSLTAQEQGMTEVAPGKPPRDVNQAEERRRRLVRRSHLLSILAAWMITVPLSAALAGGVVMLMLRFLG from the coding sequence GTGAACAATCCTGACCAAACACAGGCGAACCGCCGGAAGGCGTCGCGCAAGGCAACGCTGGACAAGGATCTGGAGAAGATCAACCTTGTCGAGGACGCCTCGCGCCATATCGGGCGCAGGCTGGCCGCTCCCGGTGCGGCGTTTCTTTTTCTCGTCGCAGCGATGCTGATGGCAGTCGGCGCCATGACGGGCCATCCGGAAAGTATTCTCATTGTCCTGGCTGCTGCGCTTGCCGCCTACATGGCCATGAATATCGGCGCAAACGATGTTGCCAACAATATTGGCGCTGCGGTTGGCGCACGTGCCATGAGCATCGGGACGGGCCTCGTGCTGGCGGCCATCTGCGAAATCGCGGGCGCGCTGATCTCCGGCAGCGATGTCGTGCGGACAATTGCGACCGGCATCGTGCGACCAGACATGGTGCAGGGACCGGTTCAACTGTCGCTGATCATGATAGCAGCCCTCATTGCCGCAGCCGCCTGGATCAATATCGCGACCTGGATCAACGCACCGGTTTCGACCACCCATTCGATCGTGGGTGGTGTCTTGGGCGCCGGGGTCGCGGCTGCGGGGGTGAATGCCGTCAACTGGTCCGTGCTCGGCGGCATCGCGGTCAGCTGGGTTGTGTCTCCGATCCTTGGCGCTCTGATCGCCGTAGCCATGCTTGCCTTCATCAAGACGTTCATCATCTACACGCCCGACAAAATTGCCGCGGCCCGGCGCTGGGTGCCGCTTTTGATTGCCCTCATGCTTGGCAGCTTCACCACCTATATCCTGATCGTCTTGCCAAACGAGATCGTCTTCCTGCCTATGTCCGTCATGCTGGGGATCGGTTTCGTGACAGGAGTCCTGGGTTGGATGATCAGTCACCCTCTGATTGCAAGAAGCGCGGAAGGACTTGAGAATCGTAACCAGTCCCTGCGCGTGCTGTTTCGCATTCCACTGATCTTTTCCGCCGCGCTGCTATCCTTTGCGCATGGCGCAAATGATGTTTCCAACGCAATCGGACCGCTGGCCGCCATCGTTTCTGCCCTGGAAGGATCACCGAATTTCGAAGTGCAGTCCGTACCTCTCTGGGAACTGACGATCGGTGGCTTGGGAATCGCCCTTGGTCTCCTGCTTTTCGGACCACGATTGGTCAATCTGGTTGGCAAGGAGATCACCAAGCTCAATCCGATGCGGGCCTACTGCGTTGCCCTTTCGGCCGCGGTGACCGTCATTCTAGCCTCCAGCATCGGCGCTCCTGTCAGTTCAACGCACATCGCTGTCGGCTCAGTCTTCGGTGTCGGGCTGTTTCGCGAATGGTACATTCGCCGGTCTGCGCAGAGACAGACCTATCTTTCCCTGACTGCCCAGGAACAGGGGATGACCGAGGTCGCCCCGGGCAAGCCTCCCCGAGATGTCAACCAGGCTGAAGAACGGCGCCGACGACTGGTGCGCCGATCGCACCTGCTGAGCATTCTGGCCGCGTGGATGATCACGGTTCCGCTGTCGGCTGCCCTTGCAGGTGGCGTCGTGATGCTTATGTTGCGGTTTTTAGGCTGA
- a CDS encoding DUF1127 domain-containing protein yields MRTTDRTFTPAMATAGKTETRFFATAVSWVKSVLNGLRNRQALAAIAELDEVHLRDIGLNRRDVDHALEKTSLLQDPFTLLPPAPRQRGKFSAAR; encoded by the coding sequence ATGCGCACGACCGACCGGACCTTTACCCCTGCAATGGCTACGGCTGGCAAAACCGAAACACGCTTTTTTGCCACGGCTGTGTCCTGGGTCAAATCCGTATTGAACGGTCTGCGCAATCGACAGGCACTGGCAGCCATCGCAGAGCTTGACGAAGTCCATTTGCGAGACATCGGTTTGAATCGTCGTGATGTCGACCATGCGCTTGAAAAGACGAGCCTGTTGCAGGATCCGTTCACGCTCTTGCCGCCCGCTCCCCGTCAGCGTGGCAAATTTTCAGCCGCAAGGTGA
- a CDS encoding LysR substrate-binding domain-containing protein, producing the protein MSAPLDIDQLHTFVAIVDAGSFTKAADRVFKTQSAVSMQMRRLEERVGKQLFTKDGRGNRLTAEGEKLLNYARRIIRLNNEAIAAFDDNRLEGTLRIGTPDDYADRYMPEIIGRFAKTHPNVELYIVCEPSVDLAEKMARGELDIALVTHNPRARQSDVVRTEPLCWVASANHPLRDSAPVPLAVGRRDCNWRQLACSALDADGRDYQILFTSWSSTVVAAAVLAGMAVSVLPESALRPGMKVLTQADGFPPLPPVQIGLMKRPGLSTSLMTAITDHITACLDNISSTVAADEVDGAEIKPFGRSGTRLRSIPMMPGW; encoded by the coding sequence ATGTCAGCACCTTTGGATATAGACCAGCTGCATACCTTCGTCGCAATTGTCGACGCGGGCAGTTTCACGAAGGCGGCCGACCGTGTCTTCAAGACGCAAAGTGCGGTTTCCATGCAGATGCGACGCCTGGAAGAGCGCGTCGGCAAGCAGCTCTTCACCAAGGATGGACGAGGCAACCGCCTCACCGCCGAAGGTGAGAAGCTTCTGAACTATGCGCGCCGCATCATTCGCCTCAACAACGAAGCTATTGCTGCATTTGACGACAACCGTCTTGAAGGCACCTTGCGCATCGGTACGCCGGATGACTACGCCGATCGCTATATGCCGGAAATCATCGGACGTTTTGCCAAGACCCATCCGAATGTCGAGCTCTACATCGTCTGCGAGCCTTCCGTCGATCTGGCCGAGAAGATGGCTAGGGGCGAACTGGACATTGCGCTCGTGACCCATAATCCACGTGCGCGCCAATCGGATGTCGTGCGGACCGAGCCGCTTTGCTGGGTGGCATCGGCCAATCATCCGTTGCGGGACAGCGCGCCCGTGCCACTGGCTGTTGGACGGCGTGATTGCAATTGGCGACAACTCGCCTGCTCGGCGCTGGATGCGGATGGGCGCGATTATCAGATCCTGTTCACAAGCTGGTCTTCGACTGTCGTCGCTGCCGCTGTACTGGCAGGCATGGCAGTTTCGGTGCTGCCGGAATCGGCCCTTCGCCCTGGCATGAAGGTTCTGACGCAGGCGGATGGCTTTCCTCCCCTGCCCCCGGTCCAGATCGGATTGATGAAACGCCCCGGTCTCTCGACCTCGCTGATGACGGCGATCACGGATCACATCACCGCATGCCTCGACAATATCTCGTCGACGGTGGCTGCCGATGAGGTGGATGGCGCGGAAATCAAGCCCTTTGGCCGGAGCGGAACACGCTTGCGCAGCATACCGATGATGCCCGGCTGGTAA
- a CDS encoding 16S rRNA (uracil(1498)-N(3))-methyltransferase codes for MRANFRMQRLFVSSAISAGAELEATSDQYNYLVNVLRMQADDDVLIFDGAHGEWRAKLVLPSRKKLLLAPVEQTRPQTPLPDLHYLFAPLKVGRLDYLVQKAVEMGAGLLQPVMTQHVQGKITNLDRLQANVVEAAEQCGILSVPEVCAPVRLRDLLETWPKDRRIIYCDEGEESQNPLPVLSGISERKLALLVGPEGGFSEEERQWLRTLPYVTAIPLGPRILRADTAAVAALAVVQAAIGDWSSSAYSI; via the coding sequence ATGCGCGCCAACTTTCGCATGCAAAGACTCTTCGTTTCCTCTGCCATTTCGGCTGGCGCCGAACTGGAGGCCACGTCCGATCAGTACAATTATCTCGTCAACGTGCTGCGCATGCAGGCCGATGACGACGTGCTGATCTTCGATGGTGCACATGGCGAATGGCGTGCCAAGCTGGTTCTTCCCAGCCGCAAGAAACTGCTGTTGGCGCCTGTGGAGCAGACGCGGCCCCAGACACCGCTGCCGGATCTTCATTATCTTTTCGCACCATTGAAGGTGGGGAGGCTGGACTATCTGGTGCAGAAGGCCGTCGAGATGGGCGCAGGCCTGCTTCAGCCGGTCATGACACAGCATGTCCAGGGCAAGATCACCAATCTGGATCGTTTGCAGGCCAATGTCGTGGAAGCCGCAGAGCAATGCGGAATTCTTTCCGTGCCGGAGGTTTGCGCGCCTGTTCGCCTGCGCGATCTGCTGGAAACCTGGCCGAAGGACCGCCGCATCATCTATTGCGATGAGGGCGAGGAAAGCCAGAACCCCCTGCCCGTCCTTTCCGGAATTTCCGAACGCAAGCTGGCACTGCTCGTGGGTCCGGAAGGCGGCTTTTCCGAGGAGGAGCGCCAATGGCTTCGCACCCTCCCCTACGTCACCGCAATTCCGCTTGGTCCGCGAATCTTGCGGGCGGATACGGCAGCCGTTGCAGCGCTTGCCGTGGTTCAGGCTGCAATTGGTGATTGGTCATCCAGCGCATATTCAATCTGA
- a CDS encoding glutamate--cysteine ligase yields MARDTTDSTPLTSTAELADYLAKGCKPESDFRIGTEHEKFAFFRADNSPVPYFGDRSISALLKGMQEKLGWEPIMDGDNIIGLGEQSGMGAISIEPGGQFELSGAPLETLHQTCRESNQHLAVLREIAEPMGIRFLGIGGSPKWTLAETPRMPKSRYDIMTRYMPKVGRHGLDMMYRTCTIQVNLDFSSEADMARKMKLSLQLQSLATALFASSPFTEGKPNRLQSWRGEIWRDTDNARSGLLPKALGDGFTFEDYVEWALDVPMYFIVRDGRYHDCTHVTFRQFMNGALKGEVTDWQPNMGDWTNHLSTLFPDVRLKRYLEMRGADGGPWRRICALPAFWVGLLYDDTAMAAAEDVTAGWNFEAVQALRDAVPAAGLQAEIAGHPLMETAREIVRISTDGLKRRARLNGDGQDESIFLQPLEEILAKKRVLAEELLVLFNGRWNGSVDPVFDEYQY; encoded by the coding sequence ATGGCCCGTGACACTACCGATAGCACACCGCTGACCTCTACGGCTGAACTGGCCGACTATCTGGCAAAGGGCTGCAAGCCGGAAAGCGATTTCCGGATCGGCACCGAGCATGAAAAGTTTGCGTTCTTCCGGGCGGATAACAGTCCCGTTCCGTATTTCGGTGATCGCAGCATTTCCGCCCTGCTGAAAGGCATGCAGGAAAAGCTAGGCTGGGAACCGATCATGGATGGCGACAACATCATCGGCCTGGGCGAGCAGTCCGGCATGGGCGCCATATCAATCGAACCGGGCGGGCAGTTCGAACTCTCTGGTGCGCCGCTTGAGACCCTGCATCAGACCTGTCGTGAATCCAACCAGCACCTTGCTGTCCTGCGCGAGATAGCGGAGCCGATGGGCATCCGCTTCCTCGGTATCGGCGGAAGCCCGAAGTGGACGCTGGCCGAGACGCCACGCATGCCGAAATCCCGCTACGACATCATGACGCGCTACATGCCGAAAGTGGGACGTCATGGCCTGGACATGATGTATCGCACCTGCACCATCCAGGTGAACCTGGACTTCTCTTCCGAGGCCGACATGGCGCGGAAGATGAAGCTTTCGCTGCAGCTGCAATCGCTTGCCACAGCCCTGTTTGCATCCTCACCCTTCACGGAAGGCAAGCCGAACCGGTTGCAAAGCTGGCGCGGCGAGATCTGGCGCGATACCGACAATGCGCGCTCCGGCCTGCTGCCCAAGGCTCTCGGCGATGGCTTCACCTTCGAAGACTATGTGGAATGGGCGCTGGATGTGCCGATGTATTTCATCGTGCGCGACGGTCGCTATCATGATTGCACCCACGTGACCTTCCGCCAGTTCATGAATGGCGCCCTGAAAGGCGAGGTCACGGACTGGCAACCCAATATGGGCGACTGGACCAACCACCTTTCGACATTGTTCCCGGATGTGCGGCTGAAGCGCTACCTGGAAATGCGCGGTGCCGATGGTGGCCCATGGCGTCGCATTTGCGCGCTTCCCGCCTTCTGGGTCGGTTTGCTGTACGATGACACCGCCATGGCGGCTGCCGAGGACGTGACCGCCGGCTGGAACTTCGAGGCGGTGCAGGCGCTTCGCGATGCGGTTCCGGCAGCGGGCCTTCAGGCCGAGATTGCCGGACATCCGCTGATGGAGACGGCACGAGAGATCGTACGAATTTCAACCGATGGCCTGAAGCGGCGTGCTCGCCTGAACGGCGATGGTCAGGATGAAAGCATCTTCCTGCAGCCGCTTGAAGAAATTCTGGCGAAGAAACGTGTTCTTGCGGAAGAACTGCTCGTTCTCTTCAACGGACGCTGGAATGGATCGGTCGACCCGGTTTTCGACGAATACCAGTACTGA